The following DNA comes from Rhodopirellula bahusiensis.
CTCCCAAGAAACTCTATTGCGAAAAGCTACTCGTCGGCGATCTGTTCGATACTCAGTACAGTGATGTCACTTGGTTCGGCAGCATTAAGCTACTGGCGGTTACCGACGATCCGACCCATCGTCGAATTCTTGAATACATCCTGTTCTGCGAGGATTGGAATGATCGAACGGCTGCAGACCCTATGGACGGCCCTGACGCCGATGAGTTTGACGCCTTCAATGACATCATCAAAGCCAATTGGTTCATCGAGATTGATTCCCAAGAACGGCATCCGATCCACCTTGCTCCAGTGTTTTCTCGCGGCAACGAACTTTCTTGGCGGCCGTTGAACGAGCAGGCGTGATTGTGACCGTGTTCGAGATTCAGCGTCCACCAACATGGTGTTTACGCTAGGCCTTCGGCACACCGCTGCCGTTTGTTCGAGCCTCCATCTGGTGGTAGAATCTTCCGTAGTTCAGGCGTCGCTCGCTTCGTTCAGGGCGGTGTCGCAAAAACCTACCGTTAGCGGACACAGACTATTGGCAGATCGAGACGCAATGAACGACGTGCTGCGTGACCGCGTTGTTCCTGTTTTGCGTCAACGTGGCTTCCGTGGCTCGATGCCCCACTTCCGATGCGTTGTGGACGACACCCTGCGTTTGCTCACCTTCCAATTCCGCTCGTCCGGCGGATCGTTTGTCGTCGAACTTGGCCACTGTGCATCTGGCGATTTCACGACCTCTTACGGTGCGGTTATCCCGCAGTCCAAAATGAACGTCACCTACCTCAGCCCACGATCCCGATTTCGTCTTGGGGCGACTGACCCGCTGGACGATCACTGGTTCGATTTTGCTGGCCGCGACAATGGTTGCGACCTGTCGGCTACCGAGGTGCTTGCGTTTCTTGATTCAGACGGAGACCGGCTCTGGAGCGCCTAGTGTCCGCTAACATGGTTTTTACGCTGAGGCCTTCGGCACACCTTCCGCGTTTGGCTACGCGGGCTGGCCTTGGTACAATCTTTCGTAGTTCAGGCATCACTCGCTTCGTTTAGGGCGGTGTCGTAAAAACCTTCCGTTGTCGGGCACAGGCGTAAACCATAGCTAACCTTAATGACCTCTCTGTTCGCGCGTTACAGTTCATCGGTGGCGGACTCTTTGCACGCTACTGCGATGTAATTGGCGTGCGCCATCCCGCAGTCGTCGAACTGATAGCGTATGTTGACTCTTTCGCGCAATGCGACATCTGCGATTGGGGCGAAAACTTGGCACTGCTAGACCTACACGGGTTGGGCGACCTGCCGCCGCCCGATATCGCTGCCCAACTGCCGTA
Coding sequences within:
- a CDS encoding DUF4304 domain-containing protein, coding for MNDVLRDRVVPVLRQRGFRGSMPHFRCVVDDTLRLLTFQFRSSGGSFVVELGHCASGDFTTSYGAVIPQSKMNVTYLSPRSRFRLGATDPLDDHWFDFAGRDNGCDLSATEVLAFLDSDGDRLWSA